A stretch of DNA from Mucilaginibacter daejeonensis:
GGTAACTTAGTCAAATATAACCTACGTAATTCGTTCGATGAAAGTGCAAAGTACGAGTTGGGGATCGTTATTGAGCGAATGAAGATACGGCAAAAAGTAGCGGCGAAAGCGAAGATCGCAGAGCTATCAAAGAAAAATCCTAACGTCATGTATTGTGAGGATTGGTACATGTTCTACTATGTGAACGAGGTGTTGGTTGGGGCGACCTACCTGTATAGCGTATGTACATGCGAGGCTCAAAGTATGAGTATCAGGGATAGTAAAGGTAACTTCAAGGTAGTATTCGATGGCTGCGGTGGCGGTATCGCCGAGGGTGGTGGAAATCCGGGGAATGGTGGATCCAATAACGACTGCAAATATATCATTCAATTTATCAGAGAAGGCAAAAGGGTCATGGAAGTATATAATCCATGTAATCCACAACCACCGCAAGATACCACTGTGCTAGACAGGCTCAGAAATAATCCGAAAGCCTTATGTATCCTTTTAGGTCTAAAGGGTAATTCTACATTTAGTATGTTGGTCAGCGAGTTCAATTCCGGCGGTTCGTATTCGTTGAAGTTCAACCTCGCAGATCTTGGTTCTCAATACAGCGGGCAAACGGTCTTTGACAAGAATTATGTCGACAAGAACGTGTATATCAATCTCGACGAACAAGGGGTGAATTCACGGTTCGCGTACGAAGTGGCCCGTACGTACATCCACGAAGCTTACCATGCATATATCGCTCAGATCTTGATACAGCATGGTGGTCCTTACGGCATCGGGCCATGGACCGGTATGAGCACGCAAGATTATGATAAACCGCTTGATCAAATATTTGATGCATACGTTCAATACGGTCTTAACCAGGAAAGCACGAAAGCGGCCACTAATGGCCAAGCCTTTGACGATAACGCAGCTCAGCATCAGATCATATCTCAAAATATCGATCGTATCGCAATGGGTGTTAAGGAGTTCGTAGAGACCCAGTATCCGGCGGTGAGGACCAGCCCAGGCATTAACATGGACAATTATAGAGCCGTAGCTTGGGTCGGCTTAGAAAAGACACAAGCATTCAAAAATACCTGGGGTGATGAGAACAACCAAACTTATATAAACCGCAAGAATGCAATCAAAAGTTACACAAGCTATGACTGTCATTAAGATCATCTTACTTGGGTTATTCCTTTCGCTTGGAAAGACCTATGCCCAGGACCAAGCGACGCCAACAAAAAGAACGCTCTATTTTGTTGTTGATACCGGCAGTATCCGTAAGGACGGGCGTCCTTACGAGATAGTGTCAGGGGAAAAATTGGTTACGTATAAATTATTGTGTCCTTGTTTGTATCGCGGTCAATATCCGATGTTCTTTAGGAAGGAGGACGAGCACGCGCAAAGAAATTACCGAGAAAGAGAGATCAGAAGTTTGCCGGTCATGACCTTCAAGTCGCTCGTTGAACTAGTAAAAAAGGAAGGGAACGGAATGAACCAGTATTCAGTGATCATCCTAGAGAAGGTCGGAAAGAAGTACAATGCTTATCGAACACAATTCAGCGGGGTATCTCTTGAAGAATAAAGAGGCAAAAGCCAAAATTGGGGGTGACCTACATTCGTCCGTCTTGCCCGCAACTTGAACGCTGATGTGTTGACTTGTAATATACATATCAATGGTGGTGGGTTACAAATGTTATTGGTAGGTTACAAAACGCAGCTACCTGACCTTTGAAATACCCGGTCAATGCAGACCCGGTGATCAAAGGGAGGTCGCTATGTATACAGGCAGTTATGCACCATGGGAAAGTGCACCAAAATATCTTAAACATGAACAGATCGTCAGGCCGATCAGTGTACTCGACGAGTTCTTTCAGATCGGCTCTGTGAATGACCACGCCAAACGGTTCAAGGAATGGCGCGATCTGGTGGTCAGTAATGGATATTACGCGAATAAAGAGAATGGCCCGGGCGAATTGCTTTACACTTGGCAAGATCATGTGAACTCGTAGAGGCGATGTTCTTACTCGAACATGAACGCAAGAATCGATTCGAAAGAAATGTTGTCATCCCCGAAAAGCAACTCGCCGAGGAGAAAGCAACATGGGATCACTACCCGGCAAATCTGTATGATAAGCAGATAGCCGACCCATTCATCGTGGTGAAGCAATTGTTCAACGAATTCAGCCTCGCCGTATACCGCGATCATCTTTTTGAGTGGTTGTTAATGGCGATGAGCGAAACTTCGAACTATGAACCTGAACTTACTGCCGAAGAAGTGATCGGTGTGTATGAGCACATGATCAAGCTGTACGATGCGGCCTGGATAGTTTACCAGCGCCAAAGCGACGAGCCCAAAAGAATAAAGTCGATCATCCAACGGTCAAAGGCCGCATTGGATACGGTCACGCTCGAAACAGCGCCACCGAAGGAGACCGCACTTACCAGCGACCCCGATGTGATGGCCATTCCCGAAGGAAGACCAGACATTAAGCAGCCAAGATACTTCCTGCGCACGTTATACCCCGAACCAACGCCTGCCGAGATACTTGCGTTGCAAAAAGTAAAAGATTTCATCCTGGAACGTTTCCCCACCGTTCAGGCCATTTACTTTTTAGGCAGTACAACGGCACCCTATATCTGCTATTTGCTATTACTCGTAGCTGATGAAGAAAAGCGCGAGGAGGGGCATCTGAGCACGATCATCGAGGACCATTTGAGATTCCTGTCCCATGCACATATCATCCTGCATAAAAGTTCGAGCGCGATCGAGAACAGCGCGAACCAGGGCCGTTTTTGGGATGATACTTTCGAGCGTGCCTATTTGGTGTACAAGGACGAGGCTTTGGAGGTAACGGACAACGGGATACATCCCGATGGCTTAACGCTATTATCCGTTACCTTCTTTTGGCACCGCTGGGGCAAACAAGGGAAAGACCTGCTTAGAGGAGCTAAGTTCTATTTGAAGATAGGCAATTATCGTTTAGCAGCGTTCAGCCTCCACAAGGCTACCGAAATGCTGCTGAAAGGGATCATACATTCAGTGACCGGGTACCGTATCCAAATGCATAACCTTTCAAGACTGCTTCGCTTCACTTTGCTCTTTACTACAGCACTTAAAGAGGTTTTCGAGTTGAACACGCGGGAAGGTGTACGTGAATTTACTTTTCTGAGAACAGCGTACAAGCGTTCGTACTACGGTGACACCTTCGACCCTGATCAACTTCGGATAAGAGCACTTTACAAAAAGATCGAACAACTTTACCGAACTACTGAAGCCGTCTACCAGCGATATCATGACAGTTTAGAAAAGGATTGAATAATACCTACGTGAGATAATGATATCATTTTCTAACACAACAGTACAGGCGGGCGGCCTTCGTTTCTGACGCCGCCCCGCCTTGCTGTATCATATTGAACAATTATGATCTACGACCATGTTCTACATTCACAATTCTGACCCTTCAGTCCGCAACCTGCCCATCATGCTCAGCCCCGAGCGCGTGATCGATCCTTACACGGTTTTAGACAGTTTTTTCTACCCAGGACGTTCCTTGCCGTTCATCAGAAGAGATCTGATGATGTGGCTGGTGGCCGCCATTAGTGGTAAGAAGAAATGGAAGCGTGACAAGATAGTAGATTGCCTATATAGTTTCATGACATACCATACGCTGCTGGACGCCCTATGGCTCATCTACGAAAGAAAATATAAAATGACCACTAAGCAGATCGCTAAGCGTGGACAGCCAGTAAGCTTAGCGATCAAATGGTCTCAAAAAGCGCTTTACCATTTAAGTCACTGGAAAGAACTCAATGAGATGGACCTCTTTCCTGAATTCCTTGAACCCAATGAAGAGTTGACGCCATTTGAGATCATTCATAAGTTCTTTGCCGATCAAGATCTTTTTGATGCCCGCCAAAAGATGAGCCACTGGACCTTTTCAGCCATCGCGTGCCAATATGAATATCAGCCTATGAAACGTGACGACCTCGTTGTCTTTCACCGACTTTTTTTACGGGCGGTGGAAGCCGCCTTTATCATAGTCGAATTACGAATAGCGAACAAAATAATCGAGGACTATCCGGTGAAAGGGCCTAAGTGATCATATCCGTCAAACTGTTTACCTGTCATTACATCATTAACTGATAATTTTATGGTAGGTAATTTGAACATTTTCTTTTTCTTGTACCGTTCGCGTGCGAACCGTAAAGAGACCATGCCCGTGTTTTGCAGGATAACATTGGACGGCAAGCGTAAACAGTTCTCTACAGGTTGCTTTCTCCGTGAGGACGATTGGAACGCCCGCAAGTTCATGCACACCGGGAACACCGCTGAGGCAAAACATGTCAATGCCCGTTTCAGCGCAATCCGAAAGCACCTGTTAAGGTCATATGATGGGCTGATCAGGTGGCATACCGCATTTACCGTGGATGAGCTGTTCGATCATTATTCCGGCAAGACCGTTGTGGCCAGCACCATACTTGGTTTATTCGACCACCATATGGCCCAGATCAGGGAACTGGTCGGCAAGGACTACTCGGAAGCTACCTTGGTTAAGTTCGGCCTGATCAAAAGCCACGTCGCGGAGTTCATCAAACATCATTACCGTAAACCTGACCTTGCTTTGAGCGAGCTTCGGTTGGGCTTTCTTCAAGACCTTGACCATTACCTGAAAACACAGAAAAAGCACAATCAGAATACGGTCAATAAGACCATTGAACGCGTTAAAAAGATAACGAAGATCGCTGTGGCACATGGCTGGTTAGCGCTTGACCCGTTCGCACTTTTCCGAAAGAAACGCTTTGTGAAAGAGGTGGTGTACCTCGACGGCGACGAATTAAAGATCCTGGAAGAACACGAACTGACAGAAAGGTTAAGCGCGGTATGGGATGTTTTCGTCTTCAGTTGCTACACAGGTTTGGCCTATCAGGAGGTTTCGACGCTTCGGTTGAAGCATCTGAAAGATGACAAGAAAGGAGGGCGATGGATCGAGATGGTCAGGCAAAAGACCAAACGTCCTGTTTGCGTGCTGTTACTGCCTAAAGCGTTGGAGATCTTAAGGTCGTACGGCTATCCTGATAATGATGGTTTGTTGCTCCCAAAGATCTCCAATCAAAAGCTGAACGCTTATCTCAAGGAACTGGCTTCGAAGGTCGGTATCACTAAGAACCTCACCCACCATATCGCCAGGAAGACCTTTGCCTCCACCGTGCTGATCAATAATGATGTGCCGGTGGATGTTGCTTCCTTCATGCTCGGCCATAGCCGTATATCAACTACCGAGGAGTTCTACGCGAAAGTGCAGCGCGAACGGGTGGTATCGTATATGAGCAAGTTCTCTAAATAAAACCACTGCACCGCGTTCAGAAATATATCAGCGCAGGAGAACCGTCAAGGCTATACAAGCGGTATAGCAGTCAATCCTTTTTTGGCTTGCACCGGCCTTGACCGTTTTCCTGCTTGCTGCTTCCGGTTGTTTACGCGACGTAATGGCGAAGTGTCCTTACTATAAAGTGAAATGTGACTGGATATACTTTTTCATCATTTCTAAGCACCTTTTATTAAAGTTGCTTTAATTATATTCTTAGATTAAATTTGTTATTACCGTCAACAATTGTTGACCTTATTACAAATGCTGGAATCTATAAAAGCGAAGCTTGAATCTTCACGTAAGGAGTTATTGGATCTTGGTTTAAGAAATCCTCTCCTCAACTATAAAACGCCTAAAGGGAAAGGACTTAAAATAGTTCAGGAAAGATCTGAATTCATCTTTGATATTCTTGCAAGGCAGAATAAGGCCATGACCTTTTTAGGAATACCGGAAAAGAAAGGCAACAAAGGTAATCAAGAAGCAGTGGAAGATGACACTGAAGTGCCTGAGTTGGCTCAACCAACTGAGGAATCTTATCAGGACACCAAATTACAAACAAGCGAAACAGAGCAGAAACTACAAACAAGGTTACTAAATACTTATTATTTCTCACGCACCAGCATTGAAGAGCAAGGTGTCAATATACTTTACCTGGCTCTCGGTATGCTTAAATGGTATGAGCAGGGTAATACAGAGACGCCGCGGTATGCACCACTGTTGCTTATTCCAGTAGAGCTTGAACGTTCAAGCGCACAAGAACGTTTCCGTTTAAAATATACAGGGAGCGACATCGGTGCAAATTTATCATTGCAGGCCAAAATGAAGGCTGATTTTAATTTATCGATCCCCGATCTACCTGATTCGGAGGATATGAATGTTAACTCTTATTTTAAGTTGATAGAAGATCATATTGCGAAAGAACAACTATGGTCTGTAGAGAATGACGAAATCGAACTTGGCTTTTTCTCTTTTGGCAAATTCATGATCTATAATGATCTTGATGCTGCTAAATGGCCGGATACCCACCAGCCAGGATCACATGAGAACATATTAGCATTATTTGAAACTGGTTTTCAGTCAGACTATCAACCTGATGATGAAGACAACAAAGACCTCGATGAAGAAACGAACGCAAACGCGTTATTTAAAGTAGTTGATGCCGACAGTTCACAGATGCAGGCTATCCTTGCAGTTAATGAAGGGCATGATCTGGTTATACAAGGCCCTCCCGGCACAGGGAAATCACAAACCATAACTAACATTATAGCCGACGCTATCGGTCAAGGTAAAAAGGTTTTGTTTGTCGCTGAGAAAATGGCGGCTCTCGAAGTTGTTAAGCGCCGATTGGATTCTGTTCAGCTTGGAGAAGCTTGTTTAGAATTACATAGTCATAAAGCCAATAAGCGTGACCTATTGGAGGAACTGAAACGAGTTATGGAACTGGGAAGGCCGTCCGTTAACCAGTTGGAACAAGAAGTTCAACAACTGGCCAATTCCCGCGATGAATTAAACAGTTATTGCAATGCAGTGAACACAGCTATTGCCGGTAGCGGTTTGAGCACTAATCAGGTTATCGGGTACTTGTTGCAAATTGACAAAGTGGTCGGTCAGCAACACCTGCTCAAAATATCCCTTCCTGATATTGACCATTGGAACGCTGAGAAGATCCGCGAGGCATCTGCTATCTGCGATCGTCTTCAAGCCAGGCTTAGTGATATTGGCACCCCTCAAAATCTATTGTTTTGGGGCAGTGAGATCACCGTATTGTTACCACATGAAAAAGGCCCCGTTTTAGAACAAGTAAGGCAGGCCGGTCAGGCGGTTACAGCGTTGCGTGAATTATCAGAAAGAGTACAAACTTCTACCGGACTTGGACTTGCCGACGACGGTAACTCGTTGAATTTTTTAATTACCGAATTAGAAGTGGCATCTAAAGCTCCTGATCTTACGGGTCTTGATATAGGCAGTGATGTATGGCTGCTGAAGAAACAGGATATTCGTGATTTAATAGACATAGGGCAAGCACTTGACCTGCTATACAAAGATCATAAAGACAAGCTTATGCCGGAGGCGTGGTCGCAGGATATTCTGGACATTCGTCAGAATTTGGTAGCGCACGGCAAAAAATGGTATAAGTTTCTGATAGGTAGTTATGGCCAGGCAAATCAACGGCTGGCATCATTTTTAAAGGTTGGTCTACCGGATGAACTTTCTGAGAAATTAAAGATAGTTGATACGATCTCTGAGGCCAGGCGTATGGAAAATGAGATGGCTGCGTTAGAACCATTAGCGGCATCCCTATTCGGTAGTCGTTGGTTAAAACAAAGGTCGGAATGGGCGTCTTTAAGTCGTGCGGCTGAATATCTTGCCGATGTACATCAGCGGTTTGCTGAAACCCGGATCAGTCGTCAGTTATTTGAGTTTTTAAAACACAATGATGCTGCCACCAGTGCTGCTGATCTTTTGAGTGAATTTAAGCAACATGCAGCCAATATCGAATCACAACGGATAGCAACATTTGCCACGCTAAAACTCAATGAGTCGAGGGGCGTAAAGCAATCAGAAATAGCTGCAATGACCTTTCGTGCGCAGTCGGCATTCTGGTTAAAACGTGCCGAAAGATTTGCGGAACTACAATTGGTTATTGATTGGAATAATCTTGCTCAGGCAGCAAGCCAGGCCGGGTTTGATTTTCTAGTTGATGTATCAACCGGTTGGGAGTTTGCCGCGCAATGGTTAAAAACCTCTTTATTGAAGACATGGTATGAATACCTGATCGAGCAGGCCTTTAAACTAAATCCGGCGCTAACCCAATTTGAACGGGTTAGCCATGAAAGCGTCATTGATCAGTTCAAACGGCTTGACCAACTTAACTTAGTTTATAACAGGGCGCGGGTTGCTTTAAAACATTGGGAAAACATCCCCAAACAACAGGCTGGCGGCCAGGTCAACGTTTTGAGAACTGAATTTAATAGACGTGCGCGCCATATGGCCATACGAAAGTTGGTTGAAGAAGCTGGGGCTGCTATGCAAGCCATAAAGCCAGTATGGATGATGAGTCCAATGTCTATCGCCAATTTTCTTCCGCCGGGGAGTATACAGTTCGATCTCGTCATTTTTGACGAGGCAAGCCAGGTGCGACCTGTTGATGCTTTAGGTGCTATTATGCGCGGGAAGCAACTGGTGGTTGTCGGTGATACGAAACAATTGCCGCCAACCAGTTTCTTTGATAAGCTGAACACCGATGTAGAGGATGAAGATAATCAAACTGCTGATATGCAGAGCATTCTCGGTATGTGTGATGGCCAAGGGGCACCGAGCAGTATGCTGAAATGGCATTATCGTAGCCGCCATGAGTCGCTGATCACTTTATCAAACCATGAGTTTTACGAAAATAAATTAGTGATATTCCCAAGTCCTGGTTCACGCCAAAGCCTTGGATTACGTTTTCATCACCTTTCAGACGCCGTATACGATCGTGGAAAAACACGTACTAACCCGGTAGAAGCAGAGAAAGTTGCTCAAGCGGTCATTGCCCATGCCAAACAGTCTCCTGAGCTAAGTTTAGGCGTTGTGGCTTTTAGTACCTCGCAAATGCAGGCCATACAAGCAGCATTAGAATTACAACGCCGTCACCACCCCGAAGTAGAAACATTTTTTAAAAATCATCCACACGAGCCGTTCTTCATAAAAAATCTGGAGAATGTTCAGGGTGATGAGCGTGATGTGATCTATATAAGTATCGGCTACGGGCGGATAGACAATGGTACTGTACCTATGAGTTTCGGCCCACTAAACAATGAGGGCGGCGAACGACGGTTGAATGTACTGATCACAAGAGCGAAGATGCGGTGTGAGGTGTTCACTAATATTACTTCGGCAGATATACGTGTTACTGAAAATGCGAAATTTGGCATCCGTGCTTTAAAAAGCTTCTTGTATTTCGCGCAGTACGCAAAATTTGAGCAAAACAGCGAGCCAATAGTAACAGAAATAAGGCCATTTGAAGATGAGGTAGCAAACCAGTTGACCGCTTTGGGATATATTGTAAGAAGTAAGGTTGGGTCGGCAGGCTTTTATCTTGACCTTGCTATTGTTGACGAACATAACCCCGGGCGTTATATTATTGGAATTGAATGTGACGGGCAAAATTACGCCAAAGCCAGATCTGCTACAGACCGTGACCGTTTGCGGGAACAGGTACTGGAAATGTTTGGTTGGAGCATCTATCGAGTGTGGAGCACAGACTGGTACCGAAATCCCGAACGTGAACTAAAACGTCTGATTGAAGCTATTGAACAAGCTAAAGCCGTAACGGCCACTGTAGATCAGGAAATAAAAGTTTATGAGGAAGAGCAACGGCTTTTAGAGCGTGAGAAGGTTGAGGAAATAAGTACAAAGATCACTTACTATCAGCAAGCAACCCTGCCAGCCGCCATCGGTTATCAAGAAATGCATTTGCACTCTTTCGGTAATTTGGCAGCCTGGATCACCGAAGTAGTAAAAGTTGAAAGCCCTGTGCATTTTGATGAAATGGCCCGGCGTATGGTGGAAGCAGCAGGTTTATCAAAA
This window harbors:
- a CDS encoding HEPN domain-containing protein produces the protein MFLLEHERKNRFERNVVIPEKQLAEEKATWDHYPANLYDKQIADPFIVVKQLFNEFSLAVYRDHLFEWLLMAMSETSNYEPELTAEEVIGVYEHMIKLYDAAWIVYQRQSDEPKRIKSIIQRSKAALDTVTLETAPPKETALTSDPDVMAIPEGRPDIKQPRYFLRTLYPEPTPAEILALQKVKDFILERFPTVQAIYFLGSTTAPYICYLLLLVADEEKREEGHLSTIIEDHLRFLSHAHIILHKSSSAIENSANQGRFWDDTFERAYLVYKDEALEVTDNGIHPDGLTLLSVTFFWHRWGKQGKDLLRGAKFYLKIGNYRLAAFSLHKATEMLLKGIIHSVTGYRIQMHNLSRLLRFTLLFTTALKEVFELNTREGVREFTFLRTAYKRSYYGDTFDPDQLRIRALYKKIEQLYRTTEAVYQRYHDSLEKD
- a CDS encoding site-specific integrase; translated protein: MVGNLNIFFFLYRSRANRKETMPVFCRITLDGKRKQFSTGCFLREDDWNARKFMHTGNTAEAKHVNARFSAIRKHLLRSYDGLIRWHTAFTVDELFDHYSGKTVVASTILGLFDHHMAQIRELVGKDYSEATLVKFGLIKSHVAEFIKHHYRKPDLALSELRLGFLQDLDHYLKTQKKHNQNTVNKTIERVKKITKIAVAHGWLALDPFALFRKKRFVKEVVYLDGDELKILEEHELTERLSAVWDVFVFSCYTGLAYQEVSTLRLKHLKDDKKGGRWIEMVRQKTKRPVCVLLLPKALEILRSYGYPDNDGLLLPKISNQKLNAYLKELASKVGITKNLTHHIARKTFASTVLINNDVPVDVASFMLGHSRISTTEEFYAKVQRERVVSYMSKFSK
- a CDS encoding DUF3320 domain-containing protein translates to MTLLQMLESIKAKLESSRKELLDLGLRNPLLNYKTPKGKGLKIVQERSEFIFDILARQNKAMTFLGIPEKKGNKGNQEAVEDDTEVPELAQPTEESYQDTKLQTSETEQKLQTRLLNTYYFSRTSIEEQGVNILYLALGMLKWYEQGNTETPRYAPLLLIPVELERSSAQERFRLKYTGSDIGANLSLQAKMKADFNLSIPDLPDSEDMNVNSYFKLIEDHIAKEQLWSVENDEIELGFFSFGKFMIYNDLDAAKWPDTHQPGSHENILALFETGFQSDYQPDDEDNKDLDEETNANALFKVVDADSSQMQAILAVNEGHDLVIQGPPGTGKSQTITNIIADAIGQGKKVLFVAEKMAALEVVKRRLDSVQLGEACLELHSHKANKRDLLEELKRVMELGRPSVNQLEQEVQQLANSRDELNSYCNAVNTAIAGSGLSTNQVIGYLLQIDKVVGQQHLLKISLPDIDHWNAEKIREASAICDRLQARLSDIGTPQNLLFWGSEITVLLPHEKGPVLEQVRQAGQAVTALRELSERVQTSTGLGLADDGNSLNFLITELEVASKAPDLTGLDIGSDVWLLKKQDIRDLIDIGQALDLLYKDHKDKLMPEAWSQDILDIRQNLVAHGKKWYKFLIGSYGQANQRLASFLKVGLPDELSEKLKIVDTISEARRMENEMAALEPLAASLFGSRWLKQRSEWASLSRAAEYLADVHQRFAETRISRQLFEFLKHNDAATSAADLLSEFKQHAANIESQRIATFATLKLNESRGVKQSEIAAMTFRAQSAFWLKRAERFAELQLVIDWNNLAQAASQAGFDFLVDVSTGWEFAAQWLKTSLLKTWYEYLIEQAFKLNPALTQFERVSHESVIDQFKRLDQLNLVYNRARVALKHWENIPKQQAGGQVNVLRTEFNRRARHMAIRKLVEEAGAAMQAIKPVWMMSPMSIANFLPPGSIQFDLVIFDEASQVRPVDALGAIMRGKQLVVVGDTKQLPPTSFFDKLNTDVEDEDNQTADMQSILGMCDGQGAPSSMLKWHYRSRHESLITLSNHEFYENKLVIFPSPGSRQSLGLRFHHLSDAVYDRGKTRTNPVEAEKVAQAVIAHAKQSPELSLGVVAFSTSQMQAIQAALELQRRHHPEVETFFKNHPHEPFFIKNLENVQGDERDVIYISIGYGRIDNGTVPMSFGPLNNEGGERRLNVLITRAKMRCEVFTNITSADIRVTENAKFGIRALKSFLYFAQYAKFEQNSEPIVTEIRPFEDEVANQLTALGYIVRSKVGSAGFYLDLAIVDEHNPGRYIIGIECDGQNYAKARSATDRDRLREQVLEMFGWSIYRVWSTDWYRNPERELKRLIEAIEQAKAVTATVDQEIKVYEEEQRLLEREKVEEISTKITYYQQATLPAAIGYQEMHLHSFGNLAAWITEVVKVESPVHFDEMARRMVEAAGLSKVGSRIKYTLTQACNFSEQNGLIKMKGEFLWHNEMEEPVIRDRSQLPASSRRLQIIAPEELNLAIKQVVSEAIAITDEAAATLVAKLFGFSRVTEEMKLILMESIKIAEHNGTVKKENGFLKQC